Proteins encoded in a region of the Pseudomonas viciae genome:
- the rsmB gene encoding 16S rRNA (cytosine(967)-C(5))-methyltransferase RsmB, with translation MNPRLAAAKALAAVLNGKASLNSSLPTQLDKVEDRDRGFTQDLAFGTARWQPRLSALAAKLLQKPFKAADADVEALLLVGLYQLLYTRVPAHAAIGETVGCADKLKKPWAKALLNAVLRRAQRESETLLAELEHDPVVRTAHPRWLQKSLKAFWPEQWEAICAANNAHPPMILRVNRRRHTRDAYLALLGEAGIPAIPCQYSRDGIVLETPGDVRALPGFAEGWISVQDEAAQLAADLLELAPGQRVLDACCAPGGKTCHILEVEPKLAGVVAVDLEAKRLVRVKENLERLGLEAELIAADGRDTATWWDGKPFQRILLDAPCSATGVIRRHPDIKLTRQPDDIAALAVLQGELLDALWPTLEVGGMLLYATCSTLPTENTEVIEAFLARTPGARELDIASQAGVKQPHGRQLLAQEGGHDGFYYAKLIKIAAARG, from the coding sequence ATGAACCCGCGTCTGGCCGCCGCCAAGGCGCTTGCTGCCGTCCTCAACGGAAAAGCCTCACTCAACAGTTCCCTGCCGACCCAGCTGGACAAGGTGGAAGACCGCGATCGCGGTTTCACCCAGGACCTGGCGTTCGGCACCGCCCGCTGGCAGCCGCGCTTGTCGGCCCTGGCGGCCAAGCTGTTGCAGAAGCCCTTCAAAGCGGCCGATGCCGACGTCGAAGCGCTGCTGTTGGTGGGGCTCTATCAGTTGCTCTACACCCGCGTTCCCGCTCACGCCGCCATTGGCGAAACCGTGGGCTGCGCCGATAAACTGAAAAAGCCCTGGGCCAAGGCCCTGCTCAATGCCGTGTTGCGCCGTGCCCAACGGGAAAGCGAAACCCTGCTGGCCGAGCTGGAACACGATCCAGTGGTGCGCACCGCCCACCCGCGCTGGTTACAGAAATCCCTGAAAGCTTTCTGGCCCGAGCAATGGGAAGCCATCTGCGCGGCCAACAATGCCCATCCACCGATGATCCTGCGGGTCAACCGCCGCCGCCATACGCGCGATGCCTACCTGGCCTTGCTCGGCGAGGCGGGCATCCCGGCCATCCCGTGCCAGTACAGCCGCGACGGTATCGTGCTGGAAACCCCCGGCGATGTGCGCGCGCTGCCGGGCTTCGCCGAGGGCTGGATCAGCGTCCAGGACGAAGCTGCCCAACTGGCCGCCGACCTGCTGGAACTGGCGCCCGGTCAACGGGTGCTGGACGCCTGCTGCGCACCGGGTGGCAAGACCTGTCACATCCTTGAGGTCGAGCCAAAACTGGCCGGCGTGGTGGCGGTGGACCTGGAAGCCAAGCGCCTGGTGCGGGTCAAGGAAAACCTCGAGCGCCTGGGCCTGGAGGCCGAACTGATCGCCGCCGATGGTCGCGACACCGCGACCTGGTGGGACGGCAAGCCGTTCCAACGTATCCTGCTGGACGCGCCGTGCTCGGCCACCGGTGTTATCCGCCGTCATCCAGACATCAAGCTCACCCGCCAGCCGGACGACATCGCCGCACTGGCGGTGCTGCAGGGTGAATTGCTCGATGCCCTGTGGCCGACCCTGGAAGTCGGCGGCATGTTGCTGTACGCCACCTGTTCGACGTTGCCGACCGAGAACACTGAAGTGATCGAAGCCTTCCTCGCTCGCACCCCGGGCGCCCGGGAGCTGGACATCGCCAGCCAGGCCGGCGTGAAGCAGCCCCATGGCCGCCAGTTGCTGGCCCAGGAGGGCGGTCATGACGGGTTCTACTACGCCAAACTGATCAAGATCGCCGCCGCACGCGGTTAA
- the def gene encoding peptide deformylase, translated as MAILNILEFPDPRLRTIAKPVAVVDDEVRQLVDDMFETMYEAPGIGLAATQVNVHKRIVVMDLSEDRSEPRVFINPEFETLTDEMGQYQEGCLSVPGFYENVDRPQKVKIKALDRDGQPYELIAEGLLAVCIQHECDHLNGKLFVDYLSTLKRDRIKKKLEKLHRQNA; from the coding sequence ATGGCCATTTTGAACATTCTCGAATTTCCGGACCCGCGCCTGCGCACTATCGCCAAACCAGTGGCCGTAGTGGACGACGAAGTGCGTCAGTTGGTCGATGACATGTTTGAAACAATGTATGAAGCGCCAGGCATCGGCCTCGCCGCGACTCAGGTCAACGTGCACAAGCGTATCGTCGTGATGGACCTCTCCGAAGACCGCAGCGAGCCGCGGGTGTTCATCAACCCCGAGTTCGAAACCCTGACCGACGAGATGGGCCAATATCAGGAAGGCTGCCTTTCGGTGCCGGGCTTCTATGAAAACGTCGACCGCCCGCAGAAGGTCAAGATCAAGGCCCTGGATCGCGACGGCCAACCTTACGAACTGATCGCCGAAGGGTTGCTGGCGGTGTGCATCCAGCACGAGTGTGACCACCTCAACGGCAAGTTGTTCGTCGATTACCTGTCTACCCTCAAGCGTGACCGGATCAAGAAGAAACTGGAAAAACTTCATCGCCAGAATGCTTGA
- a CDS encoding M10 family metallopeptidase C-terminal domain-containing protein: MSQSISPAASAARNTGMVATTLWGSDKIAGITVDPDGAIWLGAYSRLGLGGEEDSGFTGSLVRFNANGSLDRDFSGDGKSLLPVSLDIEDGGNAAVQPGGGYLVARYVKVGDAWVSGVSRNLADGSLDTSFGNGGTVTVPFYWNEDLGQQASFSVQRDGSFFASAGYPSGEIYIARFDATGALVSSFAEAGVLHLPASVGIHPGGTIDVSLQGDGKVLITGQDTLTRLNPDGTLDSSFANGGSLALDVHADALVIQNDGKILLAGATGGVATVIRLNADGSLDSDFGDQGRVSWGSESAPFAVADMIVLADGRLLIGGSQGTSADGYLAALVQLNPDGSLDHSFGNPDDGYYHLDGGRDDDFLLGTASFDDAIFGGAGNDLLDGQQGRDLLTGGVGADTFRYQSVTDSYRTATAAHSDRITDFDPGTDTIDLASLGFLGLGNGHDGTLAIRVNESGTRTYLKSFDTNADGERFEVVFDGNLGQALNETNILFQQARLVGTEGDDRLQGNARGEIIEGGAGDDRLYGALGNDVLVGGEGRDLLVGGGNNDVFRFDGLSDSYRTATENHTDRLMDYTAGEDTIDLSALGFTRLGDGYGGTLDVVVNEAKNLTYLKSYEVDASGARFELSLVGDHSGYRDLNIIFAEPSEGEAIQLVGVANDVWV; encoded by the coding sequence ATGAGCCAGAGCATTTCGCCCGCCGCTTCAGCTGCGCGGAACACAGGCATGGTCGCCACGACCTTATGGGGCTCGGACAAAATCGCAGGTATCACGGTCGATCCAGACGGTGCGATCTGGCTTGGCGCTTATAGTCGCCTGGGGCTAGGAGGCGAAGAGGATTCAGGCTTCACCGGCAGCCTGGTCCGGTTCAATGCCAACGGTAGCCTGGACCGCGACTTCAGCGGCGACGGTAAATCCCTGCTCCCTGTGTCGCTCGATATCGAGGACGGCGGTAATGCCGCCGTGCAGCCGGGCGGGGGCTACCTGGTGGCGCGCTACGTGAAAGTAGGCGACGCCTGGGTGTCGGGCGTCAGTCGTAATTTGGCGGACGGCAGCCTCGATACGAGTTTCGGGAACGGCGGCACCGTGACAGTGCCTTTCTATTGGAATGAAGATCTAGGCCAGCAAGCGTCGTTCTCCGTGCAACGCGACGGCAGCTTCTTCGCAAGCGCTGGGTATCCCTCTGGAGAGATCTACATCGCCCGCTTCGACGCGACGGGGGCCTTGGTTTCGTCTTTCGCAGAGGCCGGGGTCCTGCACCTGCCAGCATCTGTCGGCATTCATCCCGGCGGCACGATCGACGTTTCGCTGCAAGGAGACGGGAAGGTATTGATCACGGGGCAAGATACCCTGACCCGCCTCAACCCGGACGGTACGCTGGATAGCAGCTTTGCGAACGGGGGCAGCCTGGCCTTGGATGTCCATGCAGACGCCCTCGTCATCCAGAACGACGGCAAAATCCTGCTGGCGGGCGCCACGGGCGGCGTGGCGACCGTCATCCGACTCAATGCCGACGGCTCACTCGACAGCGATTTCGGTGATCAGGGGCGGGTAAGTTGGGGCTCGGAAAGCGCTCCTTTCGCAGTCGCCGACATGATCGTGCTGGCCGACGGCAGACTATTGATTGGTGGAAGCCAAGGTACGAGCGCGGACGGCTACCTGGCCGCCTTGGTCCAGTTGAACCCCGACGGCAGCCTGGACCACAGCTTTGGCAATCCCGACGACGGCTATTACCACCTCGACGGTGGCCGCGACGATGACTTCTTGCTCGGGACCGCCTCGTTCGACGATGCGATCTTTGGCGGGGCCGGTAACGATCTGCTCGATGGCCAGCAAGGTCGCGACTTGCTGACGGGCGGTGTCGGCGCCGATACGTTCCGTTACCAGTCAGTCACCGACAGTTACCGAACCGCAACCGCGGCCCATAGCGACCGAATCACTGACTTCGACCCCGGCACCGATACGATCGACCTCGCCTCCCTGGGCTTCCTCGGGCTGGGCAATGGACATGACGGAACGCTGGCGATACGCGTCAATGAAAGCGGGACGCGGACCTACCTCAAGAGTTTCGATACCAACGCGGACGGGGAACGTTTCGAAGTGGTCTTCGACGGTAACTTGGGCCAAGCGCTGAATGAAACCAACATTCTGTTTCAGCAAGCCAGGTTGGTGGGCACAGAAGGGGACGATCGTTTACAAGGCAACGCTCGAGGCGAAATCATCGAAGGGGGCGCGGGCGATGATCGCCTTTATGGCGCGCTAGGGAATGATGTGTTGGTTGGCGGAGAGGGCCGGGACCTATTGGTGGGTGGTGGTAACAACGATGTGTTCCGCTTCGACGGACTGAGCGACAGCTACCGTACCGCCACCGAAAACCACACTGATCGCCTGATGGACTATACCGCGGGTGAAGACACGATCGACTTGTCTGCCTTGGGCTTTACCCGGCTGGGGGATGGTTATGGCGGCACGTTGGATGTGGTGGTCAATGAAGCCAAGAACCTGACTTACTTGAAGAGCTACGAAGTCGATGCGTCCGGGGCTCGATTTGAGTTGAGCTTGGTGGGGGACCACTCCGGTTACCGTGATTTGAACATCATCTTTGCCGAGCCCTCGGAAGGGGAGGCCATTCAATTAGTTGGAGTGGCTAATGACGTCTGGGTGTAA
- a CDS encoding AAA family ATPase — MSASLDLAASQIRHAVRAATEGLVGREQLAELIVLAAVAQEHILVVGPPGTAKSAVVRRVAQSMGGRYFEYLLGRFTEPSELFGTVDLKKLREGTVETDISGMLPEADIVFLDEVFLGSTAILNTLLGVLNERRFRRGHTQVQCPLRVCVAAANGLPDDESLAAFGDRFLLHLFVDAVPDNQLEAMLAGGWQSEQRPVPQLLGLTQLDTLGHALKDVDLSRMRPALAQAIRRLREAGIQLSDRRIVKSQRLIAAAALLRGHLEASEADLWPLLYVLPTREIQQHGREVLQDLFAQCSNSHLFSAVEEATLQPMARLHRLLETAEDYLARSEPPASPLLEALLREIDANFNSQTIPQRLHEARGQVAHLLTTQA, encoded by the coding sequence ATGTCCGCTTCGCTCGATCTCGCCGCCAGTCAGATCCGTCACGCCGTTCGCGCAGCCACCGAGGGCCTGGTCGGTCGCGAGCAGTTGGCCGAGTTGATCGTACTGGCGGCGGTCGCCCAGGAGCACATTCTGGTGGTGGGCCCGCCCGGCACGGCGAAAAGCGCCGTGGTGCGTCGAGTCGCGCAGTCCATGGGCGGTCGCTACTTCGAGTATTTGCTAGGGCGCTTCACCGAGCCTTCGGAACTGTTTGGCACGGTCGACCTGAAGAAGCTGCGCGAAGGCACGGTTGAGACCGATATCAGCGGCATGCTGCCTGAAGCCGACATTGTGTTCCTGGATGAAGTGTTCCTGGGCTCGACGGCAATCCTCAATACTCTGCTTGGCGTGCTCAACGAGCGACGTTTCCGCCGTGGTCACACCCAGGTCCAGTGCCCCTTGCGCGTCTGTGTCGCAGCGGCGAACGGCCTGCCCGACGACGAATCGCTGGCGGCCTTCGGCGACCGCTTTTTGCTACACCTGTTCGTGGACGCAGTACCCGACAACCAGCTCGAAGCGATGCTGGCCGGCGGCTGGCAGTCGGAGCAGCGCCCGGTTCCGCAACTGCTGGGGCTGACTCAGCTCGACACGCTGGGCCACGCGCTCAAGGACGTCGATTTGTCACGGATGCGGCCTGCGCTGGCCCAGGCCATCCGCCGGTTGCGGGAAGCCGGTATACAGCTCTCCGACCGACGTATCGTCAAATCTCAGCGCCTGATCGCAGCGGCGGCTTTGCTGCGCGGACATCTGGAAGCCAGCGAAGCCGATCTCTGGCCCCTGCTTTACGTGCTGCCGACCCGGGAAATTCAACAACACGGCCGCGAGGTGTTGCAGGATCTTTTTGCCCAATGCAGCAACAGCCATCTGTTCAGTGCCGTCGAGGAAGCGACGCTGCAACCAATGGCCCGCCTGCATCGTCTGCTTGAAACGGCAGAGGATTACCTGGCGCGTAGCGAACCGCCTGCCAGCCCACTGCTGGAAGCACTGCTGCGCGAAATCGATGCCAACTTCAACAGCCAGACCATCCCCCAGCGCCTGCATGAGGCGCGCGGACAAGTGGCCCATCTGCTGACAACCCAGGCATGA
- a CDS encoding bpX6 domain-containing protein, whose amino-acid sequence MSGPDAVIIRRPALSGHQPIEALWLPVERFSEQERARLILTHWQTDARAYRFADGDLLRFPKARAMLCEGLAGWPLIRQGRALCSARLSPEEMQRLAHADIWLVRGTRVNALHLRDATALAPDQWIDVSQYALLDTYDCQDVLPEPLADPLAVQTDIREILGDSLAPVSPEREAVMQALLERQRQAATPGVPAARHTPGPANNRHSTGELKNGLLGLIALAVGIGLYRFLSLDGPQLPTATPATESAKPPRSVDPSTFDLGSVLVWTVIGAALFTLILMAVRAWMRRNGTLSAARNTSTATTANAARPSKPSVPPRASGQPRGPARWRRWLTRLTQNSRLSALYGKRQAAYMQRMLEMFENGDLEEALRHAIPLGGGQGDAGQAFGTPNRRQDLTLTQQSGPRTSMLFEADLGTHLKQVYRQSFERLDREGRIEEAVFVLAELLRARHEALDYLEKHQRHQQAADLALAWDVPSSTIVRLLCLAGDWQRALQVARRDNAFADAVLLLEKKWPEAAARLRLEWALALTEKGLWLQAVDVIWSLPAEHERATQWLLAAEAAGGSLAIGALVKRAILLPDTLSTYESWVEKLRNDPERIMERATLAQALLAHKAHSPALAWLAAATVRAMIRDQAGPHAHLTQNQLQALVKMSKDKLLQADLPGSALPKNKLLNQGLERVSDPLSFSAPERGNRTLCDAVPLTDGRYLLALGEAGALVVEASGKTAFHFPVPAQTIVLGHSRQVALALARRGDVWRICKLDLVNRSASDLGVLMLDAFAKNFDGTSWTVGRGSQLRVVDVDRRFETLWHVGDLPGQVTFLRDDECNESVLLETPHNFQLWHYRLPDRRLLSRDSMPARRQEHSWQVYNATGRTTEFWIEHEADSDPMLRAYEGGTSKRYPLPGLIQEFTDPLYIYSFEQWLVVCYATGDDEARWHFIHRHSDRLCAVLHWPLHHAQLRCVGNEWVLFDHQGRLWHVDTTRSMTRTLSVQ is encoded by the coding sequence ATGTCCGGACCTGATGCAGTCATTATTCGCCGTCCGGCACTGAGCGGTCATCAACCGATCGAGGCGCTGTGGCTTCCCGTCGAGCGATTCAGCGAGCAGGAACGAGCGCGGTTGATACTCACCCACTGGCAAACCGACGCCAGGGCCTATCGTTTTGCCGACGGCGACCTGCTGCGTTTTCCCAAAGCACGCGCCATGCTTTGTGAAGGGCTCGCTGGCTGGCCGCTGATCCGCCAGGGTCGAGCGCTTTGCTCAGCACGGCTGAGTCCTGAAGAAATGCAGCGCCTGGCCCACGCCGATATCTGGCTGGTACGCGGCACCCGGGTCAATGCCCTGCACCTGCGCGACGCCACTGCGCTGGCCCCCGATCAATGGATCGACGTCAGCCAGTACGCGCTGCTCGACACCTACGACTGCCAGGACGTATTGCCGGAACCGCTAGCCGATCCGCTGGCGGTACAGACCGACATACGGGAAATCCTGGGTGACTCGCTTGCGCCGGTTAGCCCCGAGCGGGAGGCGGTGATGCAAGCCCTGCTGGAGCGCCAGCGTCAGGCCGCCACACCTGGTGTACCTGCGGCGCGTCACACGCCAGGCCCGGCGAACAACCGGCATAGTACCGGCGAGTTGAAAAACGGCCTGCTAGGTTTAATTGCGCTGGCCGTGGGCATTGGCCTTTACCGATTTCTGTCCCTTGACGGTCCGCAGTTGCCGACCGCTACCCCTGCGACTGAGAGCGCCAAGCCGCCACGCTCTGTGGATCCTTCCACATTCGATCTGGGCAGTGTCTTGGTTTGGACGGTCATCGGCGCGGCACTCTTCACCCTGATACTGATGGCCGTGCGTGCCTGGATGCGGCGCAATGGCACACTCTCGGCAGCAAGAAACACGTCCACTGCCACTACCGCCAATGCCGCCCGACCATCGAAGCCGAGCGTGCCGCCACGGGCGTCGGGCCAGCCACGTGGCCCGGCCAGATGGCGGCGCTGGCTGACGCGCCTGACCCAGAATTCACGCCTGTCAGCGCTTTACGGAAAGCGGCAGGCCGCTTACATGCAACGCATGTTGGAAATGTTCGAAAATGGCGACCTGGAAGAAGCACTGCGCCACGCCATCCCGCTGGGCGGCGGCCAGGGCGATGCAGGTCAAGCCTTCGGCACGCCCAACAGGCGCCAGGATCTGACGCTCACCCAGCAATCGGGGCCTCGCACCAGCATGCTGTTTGAGGCAGATCTTGGAACCCACCTCAAGCAGGTCTACCGGCAGTCCTTTGAGCGACTGGATCGCGAGGGGCGTATCGAGGAAGCTGTATTTGTCCTGGCCGAGCTGTTGAGGGCACGACATGAAGCCCTCGACTACCTGGAAAAACACCAGCGCCACCAACAGGCGGCCGACCTTGCGCTGGCCTGGGATGTGCCCAGCTCAACCATCGTGCGCCTGCTATGCCTGGCAGGAGATTGGCAGCGAGCGTTGCAAGTGGCGCGGCGCGACAACGCGTTCGCCGATGCCGTCCTCTTGCTCGAAAAGAAATGGCCGGAAGCCGCCGCGCGTCTGCGCCTGGAATGGGCGCTGGCTCTGACCGAGAAAGGTTTGTGGTTGCAGGCGGTGGACGTGATCTGGAGTCTGCCGGCAGAGCACGAACGCGCCACACAATGGCTGTTGGCCGCCGAGGCCGCAGGAGGGAGCCTGGCCATCGGCGCACTGGTGAAACGGGCCATCCTGCTACCCGACACCCTCTCGACATACGAAAGCTGGGTCGAAAAACTGCGCAACGACCCCGAGCGGATTATGGAGCGCGCCACGTTGGCCCAGGCGCTGCTGGCCCACAAGGCCCACAGTCCCGCGCTGGCCTGGCTGGCTGCCGCGACCGTGCGGGCGATGATCCGCGATCAGGCCGGGCCACACGCCCATCTCACCCAGAACCAGCTTCAAGCGCTGGTAAAAATGAGCAAGGACAAATTGCTACAAGCGGACTTGCCCGGCAGCGCCCTTCCCAAGAACAAACTTCTTAATCAGGGCCTTGAGCGGGTAAGCGACCCCTTGTCGTTCTCGGCGCCAGAAAGGGGCAACCGGACTCTCTGCGATGCCGTGCCCTTGACCGACGGACGCTACCTTTTGGCACTGGGCGAAGCTGGCGCGTTGGTGGTAGAGGCTAGCGGCAAGACGGCCTTTCACTTTCCGGTACCCGCCCAGACCATCGTGCTGGGCCACAGCCGACAGGTCGCGCTGGCGCTCGCGCGTCGCGGCGACGTCTGGCGCATCTGCAAACTGGATCTGGTCAATCGCAGCGCCAGCGATCTGGGCGTGCTGATGCTGGATGCCTTCGCCAAGAATTTCGACGGCACGTCCTGGACCGTCGGCCGAGGCTCGCAATTGCGCGTCGTGGACGTGGATCGCCGGTTCGAAACACTCTGGCACGTCGGCGATCTGCCCGGGCAGGTTACCTTCCTTCGGGATGACGAGTGCAACGAATCCGTATTGCTGGAAACCCCACACAATTTCCAGCTCTGGCATTACCGCCTGCCCGACCGCCGATTGCTCAGCCGCGACTCTATGCCCGCGCGGCGTCAGGAACACAGTTGGCAGGTGTATAACGCGACGGGCCGAACCACTGAGTTCTGGATCGAGCATGAAGCCGACAGCGATCCCATGCTGAGGGCGTACGAAGGCGGCACGAGCAAGCGCTATCCCTTGCCCGGTCTGATTCAAGAGTTTACCGATCCGTTGTACATCTACTCGTTTGAGCAGTGGCTGGTGGTCTGCTACGCAACCGGCGACGATGAGGCACGCTGGCACTTCATCCACCGCCACAGTGACCGGTTATGCGCCGTCCTGCACTGGCCGCTGCATCATGCGCAACTGCGTTGCGTGGGTAATGAATGGGTGCTTTTCGACCATCAGGGCCGCCTGTGGCATGTCGACACAACCCGCTCTATGACTCGAACTTTGTCGGTGCAGTGA
- a CDS encoding tetratricopeptide repeat protein — protein sequence MLDSLEKMLAKGVDNSLLRFGLGKGYLDLGEFARAAEHLQHCVEFDPKYSAAWKLLGKAHQGHGDLPAARHAWEQGLEAARAHGDKQAEKEMTVFLKKLDRQR from the coding sequence ATGCTCGACTCCCTGGAAAAAATGCTCGCCAAGGGTGTGGATAACTCCCTGCTGCGCTTCGGCCTGGGCAAGGGTTACCTGGACCTCGGCGAATTCGCCCGGGCAGCCGAACACCTTCAGCACTGCGTCGAATTCGACCCCAAATATTCGGCGGCATGGAAACTGCTGGGCAAGGCCCACCAAGGCCACGGCGACCTACCGGCGGCCCGCCACGCCTGGGAACAAGGCCTCGAAGCCGCCCGAGCCCACGGCGACAAACAAGCCGAAAAAGAAATGACCGTGTTCCTCAAAAAACTGGACCGCCAGCGCTGA
- the fmt gene encoding methionyl-tRNA formyltransferase — protein MTEPLRIVFAGTPEFAAEHLKALLASPHEIIAVYTQPDRPAGRGQKLMPSPVKQLALENGLQVLQPPTLRDAQAQAELAALKPDLMVVVAYGLILPQVVLDIPRLGCINSHASLLPRWRGAAPIQRAVEAGDAMSGVTVMRMEAGLDTGPMLLKVSTPISVEDTGGSLHDRLALIGPPAVVQAIAGLAAGTLEGEVQDDHLATYAHKLNKDEARIDWSRPAIELERLVRAFYPWPICHSTLNGEALKVLAASCAEGQGAPGEILGASKDGLVVACGEQALCLTRLQLPGGKALNFSDLFNSRREKFAVGTRLGQAVDAS, from the coding sequence ATGACTGAGCCACTGCGCATCGTCTTTGCCGGCACCCCCGAGTTTGCCGCCGAACATCTCAAGGCCCTGCTCGCCAGCCCCCATGAAATCATCGCGGTCTACACCCAGCCGGATCGGCCGGCCGGTCGTGGGCAAAAACTGATGCCCAGCCCGGTCAAGCAACTGGCCCTGGAGAATGGTCTCCAGGTGTTGCAGCCGCCGACTTTGCGTGATGCCCAAGCCCAGGCCGAACTGGCGGCGCTGAAACCGGACTTGATGGTGGTGGTCGCCTACGGCCTGATCCTGCCCCAAGTGGTGCTGGACATCCCGCGCCTGGGTTGCATCAACAGCCACGCCTCGCTGCTGCCGCGCTGGCGCGGTGCGGCGCCGATCCAGCGCGCCGTGGAAGCCGGCGACGCGATGAGCGGCGTCACGGTGATGCGCATGGAAGCCGGCCTGGACACCGGGCCGATGCTGCTCAAGGTCAGTACCCCCATCAGCGTCGAAGACACCGGTGGCAGCCTGCACGACCGTCTCGCACTGATCGGCCCGCCGGCCGTGGTCCAGGCCATTGCTGGCCTGGCCGCCGGTACGCTGGAGGGCGAAGTGCAGGATGACCACCTCGCCACCTATGCGCACAAACTGAACAAGGACGAGGCGCGCATCGACTGGAGCCGTCCGGCCATCGAGCTGGAGCGCCTGGTGCGCGCCTTCTACCCATGGCCGATCTGCCACAGCACCTTGAACGGCGAAGCCCTGAAAGTGCTGGCGGCCAGCTGCGCCGAAGGGCAGGGCGCCCCCGGTGAAATCCTCGGCGCCAGCAAGGACGGCCTGGTCGTGGCCTGTGGTGAGCAGGCGTTGTGTCTGACGCGTCTGCAATTGCCCGGCGGCAAGGCGCTGAACTTCAGTGACTTGTTCAACAGCCGCCGTGAGAAATTTGCCGTAGGCACGCGCCTGGGCCAAGCGGTGGACGCCTCATGA
- the trkA gene encoding Trk system potassium transporter TrkA, with amino-acid sequence MKIIILGAGQVGGSLAEHLASEANDITVVDTDGDRLRDLGDRLDIRTVQGRGSLPTVLRQAGADDADMLVAVTNSDETNMVACQVAHTLFHTPTKIARVREASYLTRAELFDNEAIPVDVLISPEQVVTNYIKRLIQHPGALQVIDFAEGKAQLVAVKAYYGGPLVGQQLRQLREHMPNVETRVAAIFRRDRPILPQGDTVIEADDEVFFIAAKANIRAVMSEMRRLDENYKRIVIAGGGQIGERLAEAIESRYQVKIIEMNPARCRYLSDTLDSTVVLQGSASDRDLLMEENIADADIFLALTNDDEANIMSSLLAKRLGAKKVMTIINNPAYVDLIQGGDIDIAISPQLATIGTLLAHVRRGDIVSVHSLRRGAAEAIEAIAHGDAKSSKVIGKAIRDLGLPPGTTIGAIIRDEEVLIAHDDTTIQTGDHVILFLVDKKHIRDVEKLFHVGLSFF; translated from the coding sequence ATGAAAATCATCATCCTCGGCGCAGGACAAGTCGGCGGTTCGCTGGCAGAGCATCTGGCCAGCGAAGCCAACGACATCACCGTGGTCGACACCGACGGCGACCGCCTGCGGGACTTGGGCGACCGCCTCGACATCCGTACCGTACAAGGGCGCGGCTCGCTGCCTACGGTGCTGCGCCAGGCCGGTGCCGACGACGCCGACATGCTGGTAGCCGTGACCAACAGCGATGAAACCAACATGGTCGCCTGCCAGGTCGCCCACACGTTGTTCCACACCCCGACCAAAATCGCCCGGGTGCGCGAAGCGTCCTACCTGACCCGCGCCGAACTGTTCGACAACGAAGCGATTCCGGTGGATGTGCTGATCAGCCCCGAGCAGGTGGTGACCAATTACATCAAGCGCCTGATCCAACACCCGGGCGCTTTGCAGGTGATCGACTTCGCCGAAGGCAAGGCCCAACTGGTGGCGGTCAAGGCTTACTACGGCGGGCCGCTGGTGGGTCAGCAACTGCGCCAGCTGCGCGAGCACATGCCGAATGTGGAGACCCGGGTCGCGGCGATTTTCCGACGTGACCGGCCGATCCTGCCCCAGGGCGATACGGTGATCGAAGCGGACGACGAGGTGTTCTTCATCGCCGCCAAAGCGAACATTCGCGCCGTCATGAGCGAAATGCGCCGTCTCGACGAGAACTACAAGCGCATCGTGATTGCCGGTGGCGGGCAGATCGGCGAGCGCCTGGCCGAAGCCATCGAAAGCCGCTACCAGGTCAAGATCATCGAGATGAACCCGGCACGCTGCCGCTACCTCTCGGACACCCTCGACAGCACCGTGGTGTTGCAGGGCAGTGCCTCGGACCGCGACCTGTTGATGGAAGAGAACATCGCCGACGCCGACATCTTCCTGGCCCTGACCAATGACGACGAAGCCAACATCATGTCGTCGCTATTGGCCAAGCGCCTGGGGGCGAAGAAGGTGATGACCATCATCAACAACCCGGCCTACGTCGACCTGATCCAGGGCGGTGACATCGACATCGCCATCAGCCCGCAACTGGCGACCATCGGCACCTTGCTTGCCCACGTGCGCCGCGGCGACATCGTCAGCGTGCACTCCCTGCGCCGTGGCGCGGCCGAAGCGATCGAGGCGATTGCCCACGGCGATGCCAAGTCCAGCAAAGTCATCGGCAAAGCCATCCGCGACCTCGGCCTGCCGCCAGGCACCACCATCGGCGCGATCATCCGCGACGAAGAAGTGCTGATCGCCCACGACGACACCACCATCCAGACCGGCGACCATGTGATCCTGTTCCTGGTGGATAAAAAGCACATTCGTGATGTCGAGAAGCTGTTCCATGTGGGGTTGAGCTTCTTCTGA